The proteins below come from a single Maylandia zebra isolate NMK-2024a linkage group LG23, Mzebra_GT3a, whole genome shotgun sequence genomic window:
- the f2 gene encoding prothrombin: MEPTSKPAAVLLLFLLHSCVANHVFLSGHLASQVLVRNRRANQMFEELKAGNLERECVEEICDHEEAREVFEQPDKTEKFWNKYLDCKGTRMSRTAKNINLIRKCIEGQCISGQGNGVNYEGDISITQSGRVCQHWRHSFPHPIFREYNTSEPGSNLKENFCRNPDHRPEGPWCFTKDPSVQKETCRVPICGEDFVPPTVATKPQKPIVCLPNYGIEYNGDLSVTIGGHTCLPWSLPEVKTLSRDKEFIPEVQLQTNKCRNPDGDSEGPWCYVRIAGNITMDYCDLQLCDDPLLGPEQTTVTEGRERSVLGQARKNLFSPRTFGQGEDDCGQRPLFEKISKKDQNEAELVQSYGRIVGGDDAEVGSAPWQVMLYKRSPQELLCGASLISDQWILTAAHCILYPPWNKNFTINDILVRLGKHNRAQFERGIEKIVAIDEIIVHPKYNWKENLNRDIALLHMRRPVIFTDKIHPICLPSKPVAKFLMSEGFKGRVTGWGNLKESWNPAVRNLPSVLQQIHLPIVDQNICRSSTSVKITDNMFCAGYKPDDNHRGDACEGDSGGPFVMKYPAENRWYQIGIVSWGEGCDRDGKYGFYTHLFRMTRWIGKVIEKMGGSEDE, encoded by the exons TTTTTCTCAGTGGCCACCTCGCCTCACAGGTTTTGGTCCGGAACAGACGAGCCAACCAGATGTTTGAGGAGCTGAAAGCAG GGAACctggagagagagtgtgtggagGAAATCTGCGACCACGAAGAAGCCAGAGAGGTGTTTGAGCAGCCAGATAAAACA GAAAAATTCTGGAACAAATACCTCG ACTGTAAAGGAACTCGGATGTCAAGAACAGCAAAAAACATCAATCTCATCAGAAAATGCATAGAAG GTCAGTGTATTTCTGGTCAGGGTAATGGTGTGAACTACGAAGGAGACATCAGCATCACGCAGTCGGGCAGAGTGTGTCAACACTGGAGGCACAGCTTTCCACATCCTATCTTTAG agagTATAACACTTCAGAACCAGGCAGCAATTTGAAGGAGAATTTCTGCAGAAACCCTGACCATCGTCCAGAAGGTCCCTGGTGTTTTACCAAAGACCCATCTGTCCAGAAAGAGACCTGCAGAGTACCAATATGTG GTGAAGACTTTGTCCCACCCACTGTGGCAACGAAACCACAGAAACCTATAGTGTGCTTGCCTAATTATGGTATAGAATATAATGGGGACCTAAGTGTTACCATAGGAGGTCACACCTGCCTGCCATGGTCATTACCGGAGGTAAAAACCCTCAGTCGGGACAAAGAGTTCATCCCTGAAGTTCAGCTGCAGACCAACAAGTGCCGAAATCCTGACGGTGACTCTGAGGGCCCCTGGTGCTATGTCAGGATTGCTGGAAATATAACAATGGACTACTGTGATCTGCAGCTATGTG atgaccCACTATTAGGGCCTGAGCAAACAACTGTGACCGAAGGCAGGGAGCGCTCCGTCTTAGGTCAGGCCAGGAAAAACCTTTTCAGTCCTCGCACGTTTGGACAAGGAGAGGATG ATTGTGGACAGCGTCCCCTGTTTGAAAAGATAAGCAAAAAAGATCAAAACGAAGCAGAGCTTGTGCAGTCATACGGACGTATCGTTGGGGGTGATGACGCTGAAGTGGGCTCAGCTCCATG GCAGGTGATGCTGTACAAGCGTAGCCCACAGGAGTTATTGTGTGGAGCCAGTctgatcagtgatcagtggATCCTCACTGCAGCTCACTGCATCCTTTACCCACCCTGGAACAAGAACTTCACCATCAACGATATACTGGTCCGCCTGGGAAAACACAACAGAGCCCA GTTTGAGCGTGGCATTGAGAAGATTGTGGCAATTGATGAAATCATTGTCCACCCCAAGTACAACTGGAAAGAAAACCTGAACCGTGACATCGCTCTGCTGCACATGAGAAGGCCGGTCATATTCACTGATAAGATCCATCCTATCTGCCTGCCCAGCAAGCCCGTCGCCAAGTT TCTGATGTCTGAAGGCTTTAAGGGCCGAGTTACCGGGTGGGGGAACCTGAAGGAAAGCTGGAACCCTGCAGTGAGAAATTTACCATCAGTCCTTCAGCAAATCCACCTACCAATAGTGGACCAGAACATCTGCCGCAGCTCCACTTCAGTCAAGATCACAGACAACATGTTCTGTGctg GTTATAAACCAGACGATAACCATCGTGGAGACGCCTGTGAGGGAGACAGCGGTGGACCTTTTGTGATGAAG TACCCGGCAGAGAACCGCTGGTATCAGATCGGCATCGTGTCATGGGGAGAGGGCTGCGATCGTGACGGGAAGTACGGCTTCTACACTCACCTGTTCAGGATGACCAGGTGGATAGGCAAAGTTATTGAAAAGATGGGAGGAAGCGAAGATGAGTAA